The Microbacterium paraoxydans genome includes a window with the following:
- a CDS encoding DUF3027 domain-containing protein, giving the protein MTSKPDADARLVEAHDLALSALREITPAATIGPAAGFIPEDDGSVSLRFENRLPGYPGWYWTVTVARVDDEEPTVLEVELLPGDGALLAPEWVPWAERLAEYRAHQAELAEAAAGGGDDEADTDDENADGELDDDGIDDDELDEDGSDILHAGDLDGVDIDELDDSEDDASDEDDEPEDDEAEDDEADGSEDDDADARDADAGDEEE; this is encoded by the coding sequence ATGACCTCGAAGCCTGACGCCGACGCGCGTCTCGTCGAGGCGCACGACCTCGCGCTCTCCGCTCTGCGCGAGATCACACCTGCCGCCACGATCGGCCCGGCTGCCGGGTTCATCCCGGAGGACGACGGATCCGTCTCCCTCCGCTTCGAGAACCGGCTCCCCGGCTACCCCGGCTGGTACTGGACCGTGACGGTCGCCCGCGTGGACGACGAGGAGCCCACCGTCCTCGAGGTCGAGCTGCTCCCCGGCGACGGCGCGCTGCTCGCTCCGGAATGGGTGCCGTGGGCGGAGCGCCTGGCCGAGTACCGCGCGCACCAGGCCGAGCTGGCCGAGGCGGCGGCCGGCGGCGGAGACGACGAGGCCGACACGGACGACGAGAACGCCGACGGCGAGCTCGACGACGACGGCATCGACGATGACGAGCTCGACGAGGACGGCTCCGACATCCTCCACGCCGGCGACCTCGACGGGGTGGACATCGATGAGCTCGACGACTCCGAGGACGACGCGTCCGACGAGGACGACGAGCCCGAGGACGACGAAGCCGAGGACGACGAGGCAGACGGCTCTGAGGACGACGACGCCGACGCCCGCGATGCGGACGCCGGCGACGAAGAGGAGTGA
- a CDS encoding DNA repair helicase XPB — MSDGPLIVQSDRTVLLEVAHADAESARHELAIFAELERAPEHIHTYRITRLGLWNARAAGHTADDMLETLDRWSRFPVPPSVAVDLRETVNRYGRLVIERDDEDVLILRSTDPAVLAQVANNKRIQPLLIGHPTPETFVVDAWARGQIKQELLKIGWPAEDLAGYTPGTPHEIELAEDGWTIRPYQQDAVDAFSKDGSGVVVLPCGAGKTIVGAGAMAATKTTTLILVTNTVSARQWRDELLKRTSLTPEEIGEYSGQAKEVKPVTIATYQILTAKRKGEYAHLALLDALDWGLIVYDEVHLLPAPVFKLTADLQARRRIGLTATLVREDGREGDVFSLIGPKRFDAPWKQIEAQGFISPAACFEVRVDLPPADRLEYAAATDDERYRLAASAPAKIDAVRELIAAHQGEQILVIGQYLDQLDALSQALDAPQITGSTPVEEREELYRAFREGDISLLVVSKVANFSIDLPEASVAIQVSGSFGSRQEEAQRLGRLLRPKQSGHTASFYTLVARDTIDQDYAQNRQRFLAEQGYSYTIMDAEAIAA, encoded by the coding sequence ATGTCTGATGGCCCCCTGATCGTCCAGAGCGACCGCACCGTGCTCCTCGAGGTCGCCCACGCCGACGCCGAGAGCGCCCGTCACGAGCTCGCGATCTTCGCCGAGCTGGAGCGCGCCCCCGAGCACATCCACACCTACCGCATCACGCGCCTGGGTCTGTGGAACGCCCGCGCGGCCGGGCACACCGCCGACGACATGCTGGAGACGCTCGACCGCTGGTCGCGCTTCCCCGTGCCGCCCTCCGTCGCGGTCGACCTGCGCGAGACGGTCAACCGGTACGGGCGCCTGGTCATCGAGCGCGACGACGAGGACGTGCTCATCCTGCGTTCGACCGACCCCGCTGTGCTGGCCCAGGTCGCGAACAACAAGCGCATCCAGCCGCTGCTCATCGGGCACCCCACGCCGGAGACCTTCGTCGTCGACGCATGGGCCCGCGGCCAGATCAAGCAGGAGCTGCTGAAGATCGGCTGGCCGGCCGAAGACCTGGCCGGCTACACCCCCGGCACGCCCCACGAGATCGAGCTGGCCGAGGACGGATGGACCATCCGCCCGTACCAGCAGGACGCGGTCGATGCCTTCTCCAAGGACGGCTCCGGCGTGGTGGTCCTCCCCTGCGGGGCGGGAAAGACCATCGTCGGCGCGGGGGCCATGGCCGCCACGAAGACCACGACGCTCATCCTCGTGACGAACACCGTGTCCGCACGGCAGTGGCGGGACGAGCTGCTCAAGCGCACCAGCCTCACGCCCGAGGAGATCGGCGAGTACTCCGGGCAGGCCAAGGAGGTCAAGCCCGTCACGATCGCGACGTACCAGATCCTCACGGCGAAGCGGAAGGGCGAGTACGCGCACCTCGCGCTCCTCGACGCCCTGGACTGGGGCCTCATCGTTTACGACGAGGTGCACCTGCTGCCCGCCCCGGTGTTCAAGCTCACCGCCGACCTGCAGGCGCGGCGCCGGATCGGCCTCACCGCGACCCTGGTCCGCGAGGACGGCCGCGAGGGCGACGTGTTCAGTCTCATCGGCCCCAAGCGCTTCGATGCCCCCTGGAAGCAGATCGAGGCGCAGGGGTTCATCTCCCCCGCCGCCTGCTTCGAGGTGCGGGTCGACCTCCCCCCGGCGGACCGCCTGGAGTACGCGGCGGCGACCGACGACGAGCGCTACCGGCTCGCGGCCTCCGCACCGGCGAAGATCGATGCGGTGCGCGAGCTGATCGCGGCCCACCAGGGCGAGCAGATCCTCGTCATCGGCCAGTACCTCGACCAGCTCGACGCGCTCTCGCAGGCGCTCGACGCCCCGCAGATCACCGGATCCACCCCGGTCGAGGAGCGCGAGGAGCTGTACCGGGCGTTCCGAGAGGGCGACATCTCGCTGCTCGTGGTGTCGAAGGTCGCGAACTTCTCCATCGACCTCCCCGAGGCGTCGGTCGCCATCCAGGTGTCCGGCTCGTTCGGCTCCCGGCAGGAGGAGGCCCAGCGGCTCGGGCGGCTGCTCCGCCCCAAGCAGTCCGGCCACACCGCGAGCTTCTACACGCTCGTGGCCCGCGACACGATCGACCAGGACTACGCGCAGAACCGGCAGCGGTTCCTCGCGGAGCAGGGGTACAGCTACACGATCATGGACGCCGAGGCGATCGCCGCCTGA
- a CDS encoding helicase-associated domain-containing protein yields MSTHARPLADHLAAASDDELTALLSARGVRPDAGWQDFFDAAEALLEPSSIARVLPALTAAEATALLDAASGSVVGAERERLIALALLRPDGTPHPPVAEAVAGKTRPAVPDETAAPASTESVAAHAAERAFTTVGAVADILLLARDQPFALLMGGAVSAGQKRQLADAGLPVESVDPLVALAVRAGLATPSDRLLRTTPAAEEWLRSPAIARWSVLATAFRDALPRGVRAESGGWLPLTQWHRAHPWDPAWPEDAARQLEGARLLGLVAEDGSEPAWSEALRRGAAADPSALAALLPAEVDRIFLQNDLTAIAPGPLQPALDVRLRTMARRESASQASSYRFTAESVAHAFAAGEDEASILEFLGGLSLTGIPQPLGYLVAQTGQRHGLVRVSVDEETGRTRVESTDAHLLEAMAVDQSLRPLGLTAHVGSLTTKVGQDTVYWALTDARYPATLVDRDGTVAVRTRHPAAVPDHAPAPDYGPLIARLREHQGPDADAAWLDRELEAAVRAKAVLRVTVGMPDGSTRDLLLEATGIGGGRLRGRDRAADVERTLPVSSIRAATVVPT; encoded by the coding sequence ATGAGCACGCACGCACGCCCGCTGGCCGATCACCTGGCTGCGGCGAGCGATGACGAGCTGACGGCGCTGCTGAGCGCACGGGGCGTCCGTCCGGATGCCGGATGGCAGGACTTCTTCGACGCCGCGGAGGCGCTGCTGGAGCCGTCCTCGATCGCCCGAGTGCTGCCCGCTCTGACCGCCGCCGAGGCCACGGCGCTTCTCGATGCCGCCTCCGGGAGCGTCGTCGGCGCCGAGCGGGAGCGCCTGATCGCCCTCGCCCTCCTCCGCCCCGACGGCACCCCGCACCCGCCGGTGGCGGAAGCGGTCGCCGGGAAGACCCGCCCCGCGGTGCCGGACGAGACGGCGGCGCCGGCCTCCACGGAGTCCGTGGCCGCACACGCCGCCGAACGCGCCTTCACCACCGTCGGCGCGGTGGCCGACATCCTCCTCCTCGCCAGGGATCAGCCCTTCGCGCTGCTCATGGGCGGCGCCGTGAGCGCGGGGCAGAAACGCCAGCTCGCCGACGCCGGCCTCCCCGTCGAGAGCGTCGATCCTCTGGTGGCCCTCGCCGTCCGCGCCGGGCTCGCGACGCCGAGCGATCGACTGCTGCGCACGACGCCCGCCGCAGAGGAGTGGTTGCGCTCCCCCGCGATCGCACGCTGGAGCGTGCTGGCCACGGCCTTCCGCGACGCACTGCCCCGCGGTGTGCGCGCGGAGTCGGGAGGGTGGCTCCCGCTCACGCAGTGGCACCGCGCCCACCCCTGGGACCCGGCCTGGCCGGAAGACGCGGCGCGGCAGCTCGAAGGCGCCCGGCTCCTCGGTCTCGTCGCGGAGGACGGCTCCGAACCCGCCTGGTCCGAGGCCCTGCGGCGCGGAGCGGCGGCCGACCCCTCCGCCCTCGCCGCGCTCCTGCCCGCGGAGGTGGACCGGATCTTCCTCCAGAACGACCTCACCGCGATCGCCCCCGGTCCTCTGCAGCCCGCGCTGGACGTGCGCCTGCGCACCATGGCCCGCCGGGAGTCGGCCTCCCAGGCCTCGTCGTACCGGTTCACCGCGGAGTCGGTGGCGCACGCCTTCGCCGCGGGAGAGGACGAGGCCTCGATCCTGGAGTTCCTCGGCGGCCTCTCGCTCACGGGCATCCCCCAGCCCCTCGGCTACCTCGTCGCGCAGACCGGCCAGCGCCACGGACTCGTGCGGGTCTCCGTGGACGAAGAGACGGGGCGCACGCGGGTGGAGAGCACGGATGCGCACCTCCTCGAGGCCATGGCGGTCGACCAGTCGCTCCGCCCTCTCGGACTCACCGCGCACGTCGGCTCGCTGACGACCAAGGTCGGGCAGGACACGGTGTACTGGGCGCTGACGGATGCCCGGTATCCGGCGACCCTCGTCGATCGCGACGGCACCGTCGCGGTGCGGACGCGCCATCCGGCCGCCGTTCCCGACCACGCTCCCGCCCCCGACTACGGACCGCTGATCGCCCGGCTGCGCGAGCACCAGGGCCCCGACGCGGACGCCGCGTGGCTGGACAGGGAGCTGGAGGCGGCGGTGCGCGCGAAGGCCGTGCTGCGGGTGACGGTCGGCATGCCGGACGGATCCACCAGGGATCTCCTCCTCGAAGCCACCGGGATCGGCGGTGGTCGGCTGCGCGGCAGGGACAGGGCGGCCGATGTCGAGCGCACCCTGCCGGTGTCGAGCATCCGCGCCGCGACCGTCGTCCCGACCTAG
- a CDS encoding metal-dependent transcriptional regulator, producing MTDLIDTTEMYLRTILELEEENIVPLRARISERLGHSGPTVSQTVGRMERDGLVVVSEDRTLELTDAGRRKAVDVMRKHRLAERLLSDVIGLDWAFVHEEACRWEHVMSEQVERRLVELLGHPTESPYGNPIPGLDQLGDLPARTFDEGVIGLVQRLNAAGEPVEGTVRRLAEPAQVDPELLEQLRDAGVVPGARGDFRFNEGYVLIQMDGKEEGLELPVELASHIFLVGEPA from the coding sequence ATGACGGATCTGATCGACACCACGGAAATGTATCTCCGCACCATCCTCGAGCTCGAGGAGGAGAACATCGTGCCGCTGCGGGCGCGCATCTCGGAGCGCCTCGGCCACTCCGGTCCCACCGTCTCGCAGACCGTCGGACGAATGGAGCGCGACGGCCTCGTCGTGGTGTCCGAAGACCGCACGCTCGAGCTCACCGACGCCGGACGCCGCAAGGCCGTCGACGTCATGCGCAAGCACCGCCTCGCCGAGCGCCTGCTGTCCGACGTGATCGGGCTGGACTGGGCGTTCGTCCACGAGGAGGCCTGTCGCTGGGAGCACGTGATGAGCGAGCAAGTCGAGCGCCGTCTCGTCGAGCTCCTCGGTCACCCCACCGAGTCGCCGTACGGCAACCCGATCCCGGGACTCGACCAGCTCGGCGACCTTCCCGCCCGCACTTTCGACGAGGGCGTCATCGGCCTCGTGCAGCGGCTGAACGCCGCGGGCGAGCCGGTCGAGGGGACGGTTCGCCGTCTCGCCGAGCCGGCCCAGGTCGACCCCGAGCTCCTGGAGCAGCTGCGTGACGCGGGCGTCGTCCCTGGCGCGCGCGGAGACTTCCGCTTCAACGAGGGCTATGTGCTCATCCAGATGGACGGCAAGGAGGAGGGTCTGGAGCTCCCGGTCGAGCTCGCCTCGCACATCTTCCTCGTCGGCGAGCCCGCCTGA
- a CDS encoding WXG100 family type VII secretion target: MTVFTVDTDAVHAAEAATRATIERLRAESATLMSQLRNLQTAWVGTASAAFQSCAEEWQGAQQHVELVLDGIGTSLGAVATQYAEADQYSASLFR; the protein is encoded by the coding sequence ATGACCGTCTTCACCGTCGACACCGACGCCGTCCACGCGGCAGAAGCCGCGACCCGCGCCACCATCGAGCGCCTGCGCGCCGAATCCGCCACGCTCATGTCTCAGCTTCGGAACCTGCAGACCGCGTGGGTCGGCACGGCCTCGGCCGCCTTCCAGAGCTGCGCCGAGGAGTGGCAGGGCGCCCAGCAGCACGTCGAGCTCGTCCTGGACGGTATCGGCACATCGCTCGGCGCCGTGGCCACCCAGTACGCCGAAGCGGATCAGTACTCGGCGAGCCTCTTCCGCTGA
- a CDS encoding response regulator transcription factor has protein sequence MTAARILVVDDEPNIRDLLSTGLSFAGFQVKTVANGAATISAVLEEEPDLIILDVMLPDMNGFSVTKRLRGAGFTAPILFLTAKDGTEDKIEGLNAGGDDYVTKPFSLDEIVARAQAILRRTMQADEESIIRAGELSMDQDTHDVHVGKEPIDLSPTEFKLLRYLMLNPNRVLSKAQILDHVWEYDFNGDAGIVESYISYLRRKIDPHTEESLIQTKRGFGYMLKVGKTV, from the coding sequence ATGACTGCTGCGCGCATCCTGGTCGTCGACGACGAGCCCAACATCCGCGACCTGCTTTCCACGGGTCTCAGCTTCGCCGGGTTCCAGGTGAAGACGGTGGCCAACGGCGCCGCCACGATCTCCGCCGTCCTCGAGGAGGAGCCGGACCTCATCATCCTCGACGTCATGCTCCCCGACATGAACGGGTTCAGCGTGACCAAGCGCCTCCGCGGCGCCGGATTCACCGCCCCCATCCTCTTCCTCACGGCCAAGGACGGCACGGAGGACAAGATCGAGGGCCTGAACGCCGGCGGCGACGACTACGTCACCAAGCCGTTCAGCCTGGACGAGATCGTCGCCAGGGCCCAGGCCATCCTCCGCCGCACGATGCAGGCCGACGAGGAGTCGATCATCCGCGCCGGCGAGCTCTCCATGGACCAGGACACGCACGACGTGCACGTCGGCAAGGAGCCGATCGACCTGAGCCCGACCGAGTTCAAGCTCCTCCGTTACCTCATGCTGAACCCGAACCGGGTGCTGTCGAAGGCGCAGATCCTCGACCACGTCTGGGAGTACGACTTCAACGGCGACGCCGGCATCGTCGAGAGCTACATCTCGTACCTGCGTCGCAAGATCGATCCGCACACGGAGGAGTCGCTGATCCAGACGAAGCGCGGCTTCGGGTACATGCTCAAGGTGGGCAAGACGGTCTGA
- the serC gene encoding phosphoserine transaminase → MAIEIPRDLLPTDGRFGCGPSKVRGAQLESLVTTGASILGTSHRQAPVKNLVGSVREQLAALFRLPEGYEIILGNGGSTAFWDAAAFGLIERRSQNLVFGEFGGKFAKAAAAPWLEAPDVRSAEPGSRSAAELVEGVDVYAWPHNETSTGVAAPIERVHAEGALTVIDATSAAGGIDLDMAQADVYYFAPQKNLGSDGGLWFAAVSPAAIDRIERIAASGRYIPEFLSLKQAVDNSRLNQTLNTPALTTLLLLDDQLRWILDNGGLGWAAARTAESSSVLYDWAEASAVATPFVSDPAHRSPVVATIDFDDSVDAAAIAKALRANGIVDTEPYRKLGRNQLRVATFVSIEPDDVRQLIRAIDFVQENLGG, encoded by the coding sequence ATGGCGATCGAGATTCCCCGTGACCTCCTGCCCACTGACGGCCGCTTCGGCTGCGGCCCCTCGAAGGTGCGCGGTGCGCAGCTCGAGTCGCTCGTCACGACGGGTGCCTCGATCCTGGGGACCTCGCATCGTCAGGCGCCCGTGAAGAACCTCGTCGGCAGCGTCCGCGAGCAGCTCGCCGCGCTCTTCCGTCTGCCGGAGGGCTACGAGATCATCCTGGGCAACGGCGGGTCGACCGCGTTCTGGGACGCCGCCGCCTTCGGCCTCATCGAGCGCCGCAGCCAGAACCTCGTGTTCGGCGAGTTCGGAGGCAAGTTCGCCAAGGCCGCCGCCGCTCCCTGGCTGGAGGCTCCCGACGTCCGCTCCGCCGAGCCCGGGTCGCGCAGCGCCGCCGAGCTCGTCGAGGGTGTGGACGTGTACGCCTGGCCGCACAACGAGACCTCCACCGGCGTGGCCGCGCCGATCGAGCGCGTCCACGCGGAAGGGGCGCTCACGGTGATCGACGCGACGAGCGCCGCGGGCGGCATCGACCTCGACATGGCGCAGGCCGACGTCTACTACTTCGCCCCGCAGAAGAACCTCGGCTCCGACGGCGGTCTCTGGTTCGCCGCGGTCTCCCCCGCCGCGATCGACCGCATCGAGCGGATCGCCGCCTCCGGGCGGTACATCCCGGAGTTCCTGAGCCTGAAGCAGGCGGTGGACAACTCCCGGCTCAACCAGACGCTCAACACCCCCGCCCTCACGACGCTGCTGCTCCTGGACGACCAGCTGCGCTGGATCCTCGACAACGGCGGGCTCGGCTGGGCTGCGGCACGTACGGCCGAGTCCTCCTCGGTGCTGTACGACTGGGCCGAGGCCTCGGCCGTGGCGACGCCCTTCGTCAGCGATCCGGCGCACCGCTCGCCCGTCGTCGCGACCATCGACTTCGACGACAGCGTCGACGCCGCGGCGATCGCGAAGGCGCTGCGCGCGAACGGCATCGTCGACACCGAGCCGTACCGCAAGCTCGGCCGCAACCAGCTGCGGGTGGCGACCTTCGTCTCGATCGAGCCGGACGACGTGCGTCAGCTCATCCGTGCCATCGACTTCGTGCAGGAGAACCTCGGCGGCTGA
- a CDS encoding sensor histidine kinase, whose translation MAHKPDAVTAWWRRISLRAKVTGVTVAVLALGLLVAGIGTVPLLRNALVENINAQLPALVTSDLVDRYFDTTTIDGVTTYTPRDEKPRDFSFAIYDAEGALRATAPSASGRAPVFPAEYSLSDAQANEDQVLALEDTDGRVYHAAAAVVQQEGDPLSIQMVALPLAEADRIISQYFGIYITIALITILVAALLTRGLVTLTFRRLGQVEQTAMSIAAGDFRQRLTDLEPTTEVGRLNAAINTMLDRVDRSLAQRDRTVQHMRRFIGDASHELRTPLVSVRGYAELYRMGAIKGEEDTARAMERIEKEAIRMGVLVEDLLALARLDEEREPQIVPLDLRPIARDAALDVRAAAPGRTISVIDRTLENVPTTPIRTSVVPIAPEPAPKPRPRATLSRLRRRARPQEQPPAIDFTEVADIPVRTPPIVLGEENKVRQVVTNLLGNARRFSPEDSPIEIVVDSDRTAGTASISIVDHGEGVPPQIREQIFERFWRADTSRARETGGSGLGLAIVASILKALNGDIAVSESPGGGATFTVTLPLAPARSTPEHLLEDTQPLERLDDLP comes from the coding sequence ATGGCGCACAAGCCGGATGCGGTCACCGCCTGGTGGCGGCGCATCAGCCTCCGTGCCAAGGTCACCGGCGTCACGGTCGCCGTGCTCGCCCTCGGTCTCCTCGTCGCCGGGATCGGGACGGTGCCGCTGCTGCGGAACGCCCTGGTCGAGAACATCAACGCGCAGCTTCCGGCACTGGTGACCAGCGACCTCGTCGACCGGTACTTCGACACCACGACCATCGACGGCGTCACCACGTACACCCCGCGGGACGAGAAGCCCCGCGACTTCTCCTTCGCGATCTACGATGCGGAGGGCGCCCTGCGTGCGACGGCCCCCAGCGCCTCCGGTCGTGCCCCGGTCTTCCCCGCGGAGTACTCCCTGTCGGACGCCCAGGCGAATGAGGATCAGGTGCTCGCCCTCGAGGACACGGACGGCCGGGTCTACCACGCCGCCGCGGCCGTCGTGCAGCAGGAGGGCGACCCGCTGAGCATCCAGATGGTGGCGCTCCCCCTCGCCGAGGCCGACCGCATCATCAGCCAGTACTTCGGGATCTACATCACCATCGCCCTCATCACGATCCTCGTCGCGGCTCTTCTCACCCGCGGCCTCGTGACGCTGACGTTCCGCCGGCTCGGGCAGGTCGAGCAGACCGCCATGTCGATCGCCGCCGGCGACTTCCGGCAGCGGCTCACCGACCTGGAGCCGACCACCGAGGTCGGGCGCCTGAACGCGGCCATCAACACGATGCTCGACCGGGTGGATCGCTCCCTGGCCCAGCGCGATCGCACCGTCCAGCACATGCGACGCTTCATCGGCGACGCCAGCCACGAGCTGCGCACTCCGCTCGTCAGCGTCCGCGGCTATGCCGAGCTGTATCGCATGGGCGCGATCAAGGGCGAGGAGGACACCGCCAGGGCGATGGAGCGCATCGAGAAGGAGGCGATCCGCATGGGCGTCCTCGTGGAGGACCTCCTCGCGCTCGCCCGGCTCGACGAGGAGCGCGAGCCGCAGATCGTCCCGCTCGATCTCCGCCCCATCGCGCGCGATGCCGCCCTCGACGTGCGGGCCGCAGCTCCGGGCCGCACGATCTCCGTGATCGACCGCACGCTCGAGAACGTCCCGACCACACCCATCCGCACCTCGGTGGTGCCCATCGCCCCGGAGCCCGCGCCGAAGCCGCGCCCCCGTGCCACCCTGTCGCGCCTTCGTCGCCGCGCGCGGCCGCAGGAGCAGCCGCCGGCCATCGACTTCACCGAGGTCGCCGACATCCCGGTGCGGACACCGCCGATCGTGCTCGGCGAGGAGAACAAGGTCCGTCAGGTCGTCACGAACCTCCTCGGCAACGCGCGCCGCTTCTCCCCCGAGGACAGCCCGATCGAGATCGTCGTGGACTCCGACCGCACGGCGGGCACCGCGAGCATCTCGATCGTCGACCACGGCGAGGGTGTCCCTCCGCAGATCCGGGAGCAGATCTTCGAGCGGTTCTGGCGAGCCGACACCTCCCGCGCGCGGGAGACCGGCGGCTCCGGCCTGGGGCTGGCGATCGTCGCCTCCATCCTCAAGGCGCTCAACGGCGACATCGCGGTGTCGGAGAGCCCGGGAGGCGGCGCCACCTTCACCGTCACGCTCCCGCTCGCCCCCGCGCGCTCGACCCCGGAGCATCTCCTCGAGGACACTCAGCCGCTGGAGCGGCTCGACGACCTCCCGTAG
- the groL gene encoding chaperonin GroEL (60 kDa chaperone family; promotes refolding of misfolded polypeptides especially under stressful conditions; forms two stacked rings of heptamers to form a barrel-shaped 14mer; ends can be capped by GroES; misfolded proteins enter the barrel where they are refolded when GroES binds): MAKIIAFDEEARRGLERGLNILADAVKVTLGPRGRNVVLEKKWGAPTITNDGVSIAKEIELDDPYEKIGAELVKEVAKKTDDVAGDGTTTATVLAQALVREGLRNVAAGADPISLKRGIEKAVAAITEELLSTAKEIDSKEQIAATASISAADPAIGELIAEAIDKVGKEGVVTVEESQTFGTELELTEGMRFDKGYLNPYFVTDPERQEAVFEDPYILIANQKVSNIKDLLPIVDKVIQDGKELVIIAEDVEGEALATLVLNKLKGIFKSVAVKAPGFGDRRKAQLQDIAILTGGQVITEEVGLKLENATLDLLGRARKVIVTKDETTIVEGAGEADQIEGRVTQIRREIENTDSDYDREKLQERLAKLAGGVAVIKAGAATEVELKERKHRIEDAVRNAKAAVEEGIVPGGGVALIQSGTKALDALSLEGDEATGANIVRVAIEAPLKQIALNAGLEPGVVANKVSELPAGQGLNAASGEYGDMFAQGIIDPAKVTRSALQNAASIAGLFLTTEAVVADKPEKAAAPAGDPTGGMDF; the protein is encoded by the coding sequence ATGGCAAAGATCATCGCCTTCGATGAGGAGGCCCGCCGCGGCCTCGAGCGTGGCCTCAACATCCTCGCCGACGCGGTCAAGGTGACCCTCGGCCCGCGTGGTCGCAACGTCGTGCTCGAGAAGAAGTGGGGCGCCCCCACGATCACGAACGACGGTGTCTCCATCGCCAAGGAGATCGAGCTGGACGACCCGTACGAGAAGATCGGTGCGGAGCTCGTCAAGGAGGTCGCCAAGAAGACCGACGACGTCGCCGGTGACGGCACGACGACCGCCACGGTCCTCGCCCAGGCCCTGGTCCGCGAAGGCCTGCGCAACGTCGCGGCCGGTGCCGACCCCATCTCCCTCAAGCGCGGCATCGAGAAGGCCGTCGCCGCGATCACCGAGGAGCTGCTGAGCACGGCGAAGGAGATCGACTCCAAGGAGCAGATCGCCGCGACCGCCTCGATCTCCGCCGCCGACCCCGCGATCGGCGAGCTCATCGCCGAGGCCATCGACAAGGTCGGCAAGGAGGGCGTCGTCACCGTCGAGGAGTCGCAGACCTTCGGCACCGAGCTCGAGCTCACCGAGGGCATGCGCTTCGACAAGGGCTACCTGAACCCGTACTTCGTCACGGACCCGGAGCGCCAGGAAGCCGTCTTCGAGGACCCGTACATCCTCATCGCGAACCAGAAGGTCTCCAACATCAAGGACCTCCTGCCGATCGTCGACAAGGTGATCCAGGACGGCAAGGAGCTCGTCATCATCGCCGAGGACGTCGAGGGCGAGGCTCTCGCGACGCTCGTGCTGAACAAGCTCAAGGGCATCTTCAAGTCGGTCGCCGTCAAGGCTCCCGGCTTCGGCGACCGTCGCAAGGCGCAGCTGCAGGACATCGCGATCCTCACGGGCGGCCAGGTCATCACCGAAGAGGTGGGCCTGAAGCTCGAGAACGCCACGCTCGACCTGCTCGGCCGTGCGCGCAAGGTCATCGTCACCAAGGACGAGACCACGATCGTCGAGGGTGCCGGCGAGGCCGACCAGATCGAGGGTCGCGTCACGCAGATCCGTCGCGAGATCGAGAACACCGACAGCGACTACGACCGCGAGAAGCTGCAGGAGCGCCTGGCGAAGCTCGCCGGTGGCGTGGCCGTCATCAAGGCCGGTGCGGCGACCGAGGTCGAGCTCAAGGAGCGCAAGCACCGCATCGAGGACGCCGTCCGCAACGCGAAGGCAGCCGTCGAGGAGGGCATCGTCCCCGGTGGTGGCGTCGCGCTCATCCAGTCCGGCACGAAGGCGCTCGACGCTCTCTCGCTCGAGGGCGACGAGGCGACTGGTGCGAACATCGTGCGCGTCGCGATCGAGGCTCCGCTGAAGCAGATCGCGCTGAACGCTGGTCTCGAGCCGGGCGTCGTCGCCAACAAGGTCTCCGAGCTCCCCGCGGGCCAGGGCCTGAACGCCGCCAGCGGCGAGTACGGCGACATGTTCGCACAGGGCATCATCGACCCGGCGAAGGTCACGCGTTCCGCGCTGCAGAACGCCGCGTCGATCGCCGGCCTGTTCCTCACGACCGAGGCCGTCGTCGCCGACAAGCCCGAGAAGGCTGCTGCTCCCGCGGGTGACCCCACGGGCGGCATGGACTTCTGA
- a CDS encoding cold-shock protein, whose product MPTGKVRFYDEDKGFGFIASDDGQDVFLHASAMPAGTAVKAGARVEFGVADGKRGLQALSVRVLEAPPSLAKAKRKPADDMAIIIEDLVKLLDGIGGDLRRGRYPSSSHGRKIAAVLRKVADDLEA is encoded by the coding sequence ATGCCCACCGGCAAGGTCAGGTTCTACGACGAAGACAAGGGTTTCGGCTTCATCGCCAGCGATGACGGCCAGGACGTCTTCCTGCACGCCTCCGCGATGCCTGCCGGCACCGCGGTGAAGGCGGGTGCGCGCGTGGAGTTCGGCGTGGCCGACGGCAAGCGCGGCCTCCAGGCGCTGTCGGTGCGCGTGCTCGAAGCGCCGCCCAGCCTGGCGAAGGCGAAGCGCAAGCCCGCCGACGACATGGCCATCATCATCGAGGATCTCGTGAAGCTCCTCGACGGCATCGGCGGCGATCTGCGCCGCGGCCGCTACCCCTCCTCCAGCCACGGTCGCAAGATCGCGGCCGTCCTGCGCAAGGTCGCCGATGACCTCGAAGCCTGA